Proteins from one Actinobacillus delphinicola genomic window:
- the accA gene encoding acetyl-CoA carboxylase carboxyl transferase subunit alpha, with amino-acid sequence MQQDYLDFELPIAELEAKIDALRNVTHKDEKLDLDDEIARLQKKSTELTQKIFSHLDAWQVSKLARHPNRPYTLDYIKEIFTDFQELAGDRAFANDKAIVGGLARLDGEPVMVIGHQKGRCTKDKIARNFGMPAPEGYRKALRLMQLAERFNLPIFTFIDTPGAYPGVGAEERGQAEAIARNLREMSTLKVPVICTVIGEGGSGGALAIGVGDTVNMLQYSTYSVISPEGCASILWKSADKASTAAEALGITAPRLLELELIDNIVPEPLGGAHRDHKQMAENLKICLVKELAELRQFDTNTLQERRYQRLMNYGYC; translated from the coding sequence ATGCAACAAGATTACCTAGATTTTGAGTTACCGATTGCAGAATTAGAAGCAAAAATTGATGCTTTACGTAATGTAACTCATAAAGATGAAAAATTAGATTTAGATGATGAAATCGCGCGTTTACAGAAGAAAAGTACTGAATTGACGCAGAAAATTTTTTCTCATTTAGATGCTTGGCAAGTATCTAAATTAGCACGACATCCGAATCGTCCGTACACTTTGGATTATATCAAAGAAATTTTTACTGATTTCCAAGAATTAGCAGGCGATCGTGCTTTTGCTAATGATAAAGCGATTGTTGGTGGACTCGCTCGTCTAGATGGTGAACCTGTTATGGTTATTGGGCATCAAAAAGGGCGTTGTACGAAAGATAAAATCGCACGTAATTTTGGTATGCCTGCGCCAGAAGGCTATCGAAAAGCACTTCGATTAATGCAATTAGCAGAACGTTTTAACTTACCTATCTTTACCTTTATTGATACTCCAGGAGCTTATCCAGGGGTTGGCGCTGAAGAACGTGGACAAGCTGAGGCAATTGCACGAAATCTACGTGAAATGTCAACTTTGAAAGTTCCCGTAATTTGCACTGTTATTGGTGAAGGTGGTTCTGGCGGTGCATTAGCAATTGGTGTGGGTGATACAGTTAATATGTTGCAATACAGCACATATTCTGTGATTTCTCCTGAAGGTTGTGCATCCATTTTATGGAAAAGTGCAGATAAAGCCTCAACCGCAGCAGAAGCATTAGGTATTACAGCACCAAGATTGTTAGAACTTGAATTGATTGACAACATTGTTCCAGAACCGTTAGGTGGTGCTCATCGAGATCACAAACAAATGGCTGAGAATTTAAAAATTTGTCTAGTGAAAGAATTAGCTGAATTACGTCAATTTGATACAAATACTTTACAAGAAAGACGTTATCAACGATTGATGAATTACGGATACTGTTAA
- the gloA gene encoding lactoylglutathione lyase, with product MRILHTMLRVGDLDRSLTFYQNALGMRLLRTSENPEYRYTLAYLGYGDEENSAVLELTYNWDEDKYDLGTGFGHIAIGVDDIFKFCEKVVQSGGKITRAPGAVKGGTTIIAFAEDPDGYKIEFIENKMAQAGLGN from the coding sequence ATGCGAATTTTACACACTATGCTTCGTGTCGGCGATTTAGACCGCTCTCTTACCTTCTATCAAAATGCGTTAGGTATGCGTTTATTACGTACCAGTGAAAATCCTGAATATCGCTATACTCTCGCTTACCTCGGTTACGGTGATGAGGAAAACAGTGCTGTTTTAGAACTCACTTATAACTGGGATGAAGATAAATATGACCTCGGTACAGGTTTTGGACATATTGCGATCGGTGTTGATGATATTTTTAAATTCTGTGAAAAAGTCGTTCAATCAGGCGGTAAAATTACTCGGGCACCAGGTGCTGTAAAAGGTGGGACAACCATTATTGCCTTCGCCGAAGATCCTGATGGCTATAAAATTGAATTTATCGAAAATAAAATGGCGCAAGCAGGATTAGGAAATTAA
- the rnt gene encoding ribonuclease T → MTEQLNEVPTEDPNLLKNRFRGFFPVVIDVETGGLNAKTDALLEIAAITLKVDENGMLCPDKVFHAHISPFEGANLNPDSLKINGINVDDPLRQAIDEGDALREMFKLIRHEQKAAGCQRSVVVAHNATFDQSFLMEAVERAKVKRNPFHPFAIFDTASMAGLMFGQTVLVKACQCAAIPFDHKQAHGALYDTERTAELFCYMVNYLKNLGGFPHTPICK, encoded by the coding sequence ATGACAGAACAATTAAACGAAGTACCGACAGAAGATCCCAACCTTTTAAAAAATCGATTCCGTGGATTTTTCCCTGTGGTTATTGATGTTGAAACTGGCGGACTCAATGCTAAAACGGACGCATTACTTGAGATTGCCGCTATTACACTTAAAGTCGATGAAAATGGTATGCTTTGCCCAGACAAAGTTTTCCATGCGCATATTTCGCCATTTGAAGGGGCTAATCTTAACCCTGATTCATTAAAAATTAATGGTATTAATGTCGATGATCCACTTCGCCAAGCCATTGATGAAGGCGATGCATTGCGTGAAATGTTTAAACTAATTCGTCATGAACAAAAAGCTGCAGGCTGTCAACGTTCAGTTGTGGTTGCTCACAATGCGACATTCGATCAAAGTTTCTTAATGGAAGCGGTGGAAAGAGCGAAAGTAAAACGTAATCCATTCCACCCTTTTGCAATTTTTGATACGGCAAGTATGGCAGGATTGATGTTTGGGCAAACCGTTTTAGTCAAGGCATGCCAATGTGCGGCAATTCCGTTTGATCATAAACAGGCTCACGGTGCATTATATGATACCGAACGTACAGCAGAGCTTTTTTGTTATATGGTGAATTATTTAAAAAATCTTGGTGGTTTTCCACATACACCAATCTGTAAATAA
- a CDS encoding Na+/H+ antiporter family protein, translated as MLLFNPVILSIIVLLILSLLRVNVVLALVLSALLAGFTSDIGITNTINTFVNGLGGGAQVAMNYAILGAFAVAISRSGITDLLAYKVIHHMGKRPTGKSVAYLKYILLAILLAFSISSQNVIPVHIAFIPIMVPPLISIFNRLKLDRRAVACVLTFGLTATYMWLPVGFGKIFIESILVKNINIAGAPYGLHTDVSQVTMAMTIPVLGMLLGLLVAVFISYRKPRHYTSTVEAPSLEVIDRQIKSIKKSHVIIALVAILVTFSLQLITSSTIIGGVAGLVIFGLGGVFKLKESNDIFHEGLTLMAMIGFVMIAASGFAAVINATGSVQTLVATLSHGVGPHSKGVAAFLMLIIGLFITMGIGSSFSTVPIITSVYVPLCISLGFSPLATVVIVGVSAALGDAGSPASDSTLGPTSGLNIDGEHDHIWDTVVPTFIHYNIPLLVFGWIAAMTL; from the coding sequence ATGTTACTTTTTAATCCAGTAATACTTTCTATTATTGTATTGCTGATACTTAGCTTACTACGTGTAAATGTCGTGTTGGCATTAGTACTTTCTGCATTACTCGCAGGTTTTACCAGTGATATTGGTATCACCAACACCATCAATACTTTTGTAAACGGTTTAGGTGGGGGTGCACAAGTTGCTATGAACTATGCAATTCTTGGTGCTTTTGCTGTTGCAATTTCCCGTTCTGGTATTACCGATTTACTTGCTTATAAAGTTATTCACCATATGGGGAAACGCCCTACGGGTAAATCAGTAGCATATTTAAAATATATTTTATTAGCAATCTTACTGGCTTTCTCGATTTCATCTCAAAACGTGATTCCAGTGCATATTGCGTTTATTCCAATCATGGTACCGCCACTCATTTCCATTTTTAACCGTTTAAAATTGGACCGCCGTGCAGTTGCCTGTGTGCTTACCTTTGGTTTGACCGCAACTTATATGTGGCTACCCGTTGGCTTTGGTAAAATCTTCATTGAAAGCATTCTCGTAAAAAATATTAACATTGCGGGTGCGCCTTATGGATTACACACCGATGTTAGCCAAGTAACTATGGCAATGACTATTCCTGTTCTAGGAATGTTATTAGGGCTTTTAGTGGCGGTATTTATTTCTTACCGTAAACCTCGTCACTACACCAGTACCGTTGAGGCACCATCACTTGAAGTGATTGATCGTCAAATTAAAAGTATCAAAAAATCACACGTTATTATTGCGTTAGTTGCAATTTTAGTGACTTTCTCATTACAACTTATTACCTCATCGACAATTATTGGCGGTGTAGCAGGATTAGTGATTTTTGGACTAGGCGGTGTATTTAAACTAAAAGAAAGTAACGATATCTTCCACGAAGGTTTAACTTTAATGGCAATGATTGGTTTTGTTATGATTGCTGCTTCTGGTTTCGCTGCCGTGATTAATGCTACAGGTTCTGTGCAAACTTTGGTGGCGACCTTAAGCCACGGCGTAGGTCCACACAGTAAAGGTGTTGCGGCATTCTTAATGCTAATAATCGGGTTGTTCATTACCATGGGTATCGGTTCATCTTTCTCAACTGTACCAATTATTACCTCTGTGTATGTACCACTTTGCATTAGTTTAGGTTTCTCTCCTCTTGCTACGGTGGTAATCGTAGGCGTTTCTGCTGCATTAGGTGATGCAGGCTCACCAGCTTCAGATTCCACTTTAGGACCAACATCTGGTTTAAATATCGATGGCGAACACGACCATATTTGGGATACCGTAGTACCAACGTTTATTCACTATAATATTCCATTGCTCGTTTTTGGTTGGATCGCTGCAATGACACTTTAA